From Delphinus delphis chromosome X, mDelDel1.2, whole genome shotgun sequence, a single genomic window includes:
- the ZC3H12B gene encoding probable ribonuclease ZC3H12B, with product MTATAAVETPKMKKNASKEEKQQPKQENTEQHNADSEELNSESDPEQMSLKSSSNDNSCQPGDVQLKKKDIPSKPHRQLCRSPCLDHPSFSQSSILQDGKLDLEKEYQTKMDFALKLGYAEEQIQLVLNKLGPESLINDVLAELVRLGNKGDLEGQVNLSLLVPRGPSSREVASPELSLEDEIDNSDNLRPVVIDGSNVAMSHGNKEEFSCRGIQLAVEWFLDKGHKDITVFVPAWRKEQSRPDAPITDQDILRKLEKEKILVFTPSRRVQGRRVVCYDDRFIVKLAFDSDGIIVSNDNYRDLQIEKPEWKKFIEERLLMYSFVNDKFMPPDDPLGRHGPSLENFLRKRPVVPEHKKQPCPYGKKCTYGHKCKYYHPERANQPQRSVADELRISAKLSTVKTMSEGTLAKCGTGLSSTKGDITSEVKRVAPKRQSDPSIRSVAVEPEEWLSIARKPEASSVPSLVTALSVPTIPPAKSHAVGALNTRSASSPVPGSSHFSHQKSSLEHMTSMQYPPILVTNSHGTPISYSEQYPKFESLGDHGYYSMLGDFSKLNINSMHNREYYMAETDRGLYARNPNLCPDNRMSHSRNDSYSSYNNLYLAVADTHPEGSLKLHRSASQNHLQPFPHGYHEALTRVQSYGPEDSKQAPNKQSVPHLVLHAQHPTTGAHSSCPGDYPMPPNIHPGATPQPGRALVMTRMDSISDSRLYESNPMRQRRPPLCREQHASWDPLPCATDSYGYHSYPLSNSLMQPCYEPVMVRSVPEKMEQLWMNPWVGMCNDSREHMIPEHQYQTYKNLCNIFPSNIVLAVMEKNPHTADAQQLAALIVSKLRAAR from the exons ATGACGGCCACAGCTGCAGTGGAAACaccaaaaatgaagaagaatgcCTCCAAGGAAGAGAAGCAGCAGCCTAAGCAAGAGAACACAGAGCAGCATAATGCTGATTCTGAAGAGTTGAACTCTGAGAGTGACCCTGAACAGATGAGCCTTAAAAGCAGCAGTAATGACAACAGCTGCCAACCTGGAGATGTTCAGTTGAAGAAAAAGGATATTCCCTCTAAGCCACACCGCCAGCTTTGTAGATCACCCTGCCTAGATCATCCAAGCTTCTCCCAGAGTAGCATTCTACAGGATGGGAAGCTTGACTTGGAAAAAGAATACCAAACCAAGATGGATTTTGCTTTAAAGCTGGGCTATGCAGAGGAACAGATTCAATTAGTACTGAATAAGCTGGGTCCAGAATCGCTTATTAATGATGTACTGGCAGAACTTGTCAGACTTGGAAACAAAGGTGATTTGGAAGGGCAAGTCAACTTGAGTTTGTTAGTGCCTCGGGGTCCCAGCTCCAGAGAAGTTGCAAGCCCTGAACTGTCTCTTGAAGATGAAATAGACAACAGTGACAATTTGAGACCAGTTGTCATAGATGGAAGTAATGTGGCAATGAG CCATGGGAATAAAGAAGAGTTCTCCTGCAGAGGAATACAACTTGCTGTGGAATGGTTTCTAGATAAAGGCCATAAAGACATTACTGTATTTGTGCCTGCGTGGAGAAAGGAGCAATCCCGCCCTGATGCACCAATTACAG ATCAAGATATCCTACGTAAACTGGAGAAGGAAAAGATTCTTGTCTTCACACCATCCAGAAGGGTCCAGGGCAGGAGAGTTGTTTGCTATGATGACCGGTTCATAGTCAAACTGGCTTTTGATTCTGATGGCATCATTGTATCCAATGATAACTACCGAGACCTTCAAATTGAAAAGCCAGAATGGAAGAAGTTTATAGAGGAGCGGTTGCTGATGTATTCTTTTGTGAATGACAA ATTTATGCCTCCAGATGATCCTTTAGGACGCCATGGCCCAAGCCTTGAAAACTTCTTAAGAAAGAGACCCGTTGTCCCTGAACACAAGAAGCAACCATGCCCTTATG GCAAAAAATGCACCTACGGCCACAAGTGCAAATACTACCATCCGGAGCGGGCCAACCAACCGCAGCGTTCGGTGGCTGATGAGCTCCGCATCAGTGCCAAACTGTCCACAGTGAAAACCATGAGTGAAGGCACCCTGGCCAAGTGTGGCACAGGGCTGTCTAGTACCAAAGGTGACATAACCTCAGAAGTCAAACGTGTGGCCCCCAAGCGCCAATCGGATCCCAGCATCCGTTCCGTGGCTGTGGAGCCTGAGGAATGGCTGTCCATTGCCCGTAAGCCTGAGGCCAGCTCTGTCCCCTCACTTGTGACTGCTCTAAGTGTCCCCACAATCCCACCCGCCAAAAGCCATGCAGTGGGTGCACTCAACACCCGTTCAGCCAGCAGCCCAGTGCCAGGATCCTCTCATTTCTCCCACCAGAAGTCCTCACTGGAGCACATGACCAGCATGCAGTACCCCCCGATCCTGGTTACCAATAGCCATGGGACCCCTATTAGCTACTCTGAGCAATACCCAAAGTTTGAGTCCTTGGGGGACCACGGCTACTATTCAATGTTAGGTGACTTCTCCAAATTGAACATCAACAGCATGCATAATAGAGAGTACTACATGGCTGAAACAGACCGGGGGTTGTACGCCCGGAATCCCAACCTCTGTCCTGACAATCGTATGAGCCATAGCAGGAACGACAGCTATTCCTCTTACAACAACCTGTATTTGGCTGTAGCTGATACTCATCCTGAAGGTAGTTTGAAGCTGCATCGCTCAGCATCTCAGAACCATCTTCAGCCTTTTCCTCATGGTTACCATGAAGCCTTAACGCGAGTGCAGAGCTATGGCCCAGAGGACTCTAAGCAAGCCCCCAACAAACAATCAGTCCCCCACTTAGTTCTACATGCCCAGCACCCGACAACTGGAGCACACTCCAGCTGTCCTGGGGACTATCCCATGCCTCCCAATATCCATCCTGGGGCAACTCCCCAGCCAGGACGTGCCCTGGTGATGACTCGGATGGACAGCATTTCTGATTCCCGTCTGTATGAGAGCAACCCCATGAGGCAAAGACGCCCTCCTCTGTGCCGGGAACAACATGCCAGCTGGGACCCACTGCCCTGTGCAACTGACTCCTATGGCTACCACTCCTATCCCTTGAGTAACAGCCTCATGCAACCATGCTATGAGCCAGTCATGGTACGGAGCGTGCCTGAAAAGATGGAGCAGCTTTGGATGAATCCTTGGGTTGGAATGTGCAATGATTCCAGGGAGCATATGATCCCAGAGCACCAGTATCAGACCTACAagaacctctgcaatattttCCCTTCAAACATCGTCCTTGCAGTGATGGAGAAGAATCCCCACACAGCAGATGCCCAGCAACTAGCAGCCTTGATTGTTTCTAAGCTTAGGGCTGCACGTTGA